Below is a window of Pirellulales bacterium DNA.
TCGACCCCCTCCGCCCGAACCGGCCGCGGCGACGTGCTGGCGGCGAGCCGCAGCCGGCCGATGGCATGGCTGCTGCCGTAATTCTGGTGCAGCTTGAGGGTGAGCGTGGCCGGGTTGCCATCGCCCAGGTCGGCCGCAGTTTCCAGCACGAGCTGGTTGGCCTTCGCGACCTCCGGCAGAATCGCCCAGCCCGTCTTCGGCTTGCCATCGGCGGCGCCTGCCGCGTCCCAATCTTTTTGCGAGTGCGAGGCCGATGCGACCGACCATTTGACTGGGGCATCGTTGAACGTCGCCTCGACCTCGTTGAGCACGAAGTTGCCGTTGCCCGCCCGGCCGGGACCGTGGGTCGGCAGCGAATTGTCGGGCAGCGCTTCCAGCCGCAGGGCCGTGACGCCCTTGAGCGAGACCGGAACGGTGAACGTATAGACGTCTTTGTCCGGATTGGCGCCGCCGACGAGGAGTGAGCCGTCAGGCTGCGGCGTGAAGGTCGCCCGGCCCAACGAACTGCTGGCGGTGGGCGCCAGCGTCGCCCACTCGGTCTTTCGGTTGCGGAGATCCTGTTCCCATTGGGCCTGGGCGGCGTCGAGTTCGGGCCGCGGCTGGTCGAGCTCCGCGCGGCCGGCGGCGATCTGCGCTTCGACCTGCTTGATCCGCGCCGCCTCTTCGGCGGTGGGCATCGGAGTTTGTTCCTGCCGGCCGACGGCCCGCTCGTTCACGTCGGCAAAGAAGGCGGCGAAGCGGTAGAAGTCGCGGGTGGTGTAGGGATCGAACTTGTGGTCGTGGCACTCCGAGCAACCCATCGTGGCGCCCAGCCAGGCCGCGGCCGTGTTGCGGACCCGATCGGCGGAATACTTGGCCGTGTATTCCTTGGCCTGCGCGCCGCCCTCTTCGGTGGTTTGCAGCAGGCGGTTGTAGCCCGAAGCGGTCCGCTGCTCGCGCGTGGCGTTGGGCAGCAGGTCGCCGGCGATCTGCTCGACGGTGAACTGGTCGAAGCGTTTGTTGTCGTTGAACGCCTGGATCACGTAGTCGCGATAGAGCCAGACATAGCGGTCGTTGTCGCTGTGATAGCCGGCCGAGTCGGCGTAGCGGACCACGTCGAGCCAGTACTGGGCCATCCGTTCGCCGTAGTGCGGCGACGACAGCAGCCGATCGACAAGCAGGTCGTAAGCGTCGGACCGCGGATCGGCCAGAAAGGCATCGATCTCGGCGGACTTGGGCGGCAAACCGACCAGATCGAACGACAGCCGGCGGATGAGCGTGCGGCGGTCGGCTTCCGCGGCGGGCGACAGGCCGTGCTCCTCCTGTCGCAGAGCGACGAAGTTGTCGATCGGATTGCGGACCCAAGAGGCGTTCTTGGGCACGGGCAGCGGCGGCCGCTGTGGCTTGACGTAGGCCCAATGGGCGTCGAACGGCGCGCCTTCGTTGATCCACTGTTTGACCAGCTCGATCTCTTCGGCCGAGAGCGGCGGCTTTTTCGAATCAGGCGGCGGCATCCGCTCGTCGGGGTTTTGGCTGGTGATGCGTTCGACCAATGGACTGGCATCGGCCTTGCCCGGCAGGATGGCCTCACGGACCGCCTTGTCGCGGATGTGCAGTTCCAGGTCGGCTTTTCGTTGGGCGGCATCGGGGCCGTGGCAGGCGTAGCAGCGGCCGGCCAGGACCGGCTTGATTTGCTCGCTGTAGTTGACGGCCTCTACGGGCCGGGCGGCAGCGTCGGCGGCCGTGCAGCGTTGCGACCGCGGGCCGAGCAGGGCCAGGCAAAGGGCGGCAAGGGAAATGACCGGATAGC
It encodes the following:
- a CDS encoding PSD1 and planctomycete cytochrome C domain-containing protein encodes the protein MSCRSRYPVISLAALCLALLGPRSQRCTAADAAARPVEAVNYSEQIKPVLAGRCYACHGPDAAQRKADLELHIRDKAVREAILPGKADASPLVERITSQNPDERMPPPDSKKPPLSAEEIELVKQWINEGAPFDAHWAYVKPQRPPLPVPKNASWVRNPIDNFVALRQEEHGLSPAAEADRRTLIRRLSFDLVGLPPKSAEIDAFLADPRSDAYDLLVDRLLSSPHYGERMAQYWLDVVRYADSAGYHSDNDRYVWLYRDYVIQAFNDNKRFDQFTVEQIAGDLLPNATREQRTASGYNRLLQTTEEGGAQAKEYTAKYSADRVRNTAAAWLGATMGCSECHDHKFDPYTTRDFYRFAAFFADVNERAVGRQEQTPMPTAEEAARIKQVEAQIAAGRAELDQPRPELDAAQAQWEQDLRNRKTEWATLAPTASSSLGRATFTPQPDGSLLVGGANPDKDVYTFTVPVSLKGVTALRLEALPDNSLPTHGPGRAGNGNFVLNEVEATFNDAPVKWSVASASHSQKDWDAAGAADGKPKTGWAILPEVAKANQLVLETAADLGDGNPATLTLKLHQNYGSSHAIGRLRLAASTSPRPVRAEGVDALPKNLTDILAVEPAGRNDEQKRTLAAYYRTIAPLLQPLRDKLAAIEKQKDDLVKSAPTTLVSMSVAPRVVRVLPRGNWLDDSGEIMSPGVPEFLAALNVTDRRPSRVDLAMWMTSRDNPLVARVFVNRLWKLFFGQGIVKTLDDLGTQGAWPTHPLLLDWLAVEFIESGWDVKHIVRLMVTSNAYRQSATPSPEARQKDPANQWLARQNRFRLDAEMVRDNALAVSGLLSDKIGGPSVKPYQPAGYWAHLNFPVREWMHDHGESQYRRGLYTWWQRTFLHPSLLAFNAPTREECTAERPRSNTPLQALALLNDPTYVEAARALATRILREAPAGPSERIRFAWREALGRDPMPDETAVLVRLYEKNRNAYAADPTAAGALTENGELKPLGGGDLIELAAWTAVSRAILNLHETITRY